The segment GTTGCCGCTGACGGTGCCCTGGGCCTTGGCATCGAAGGTACGGCAGTGGCCATCCGGCGACAGGATGCCTTCCGGCTCGTAGACGTAGCCGGAGGCCTGGGGAACGCGGATGCAGACGCCACCCGCCAGTGCCATGTCGCACTCGCCATTGGCCAGGGACTGGGCCGCGAGGTGGACGGCGACGAGCGAGGTGGAGCAGGCGGTCTGGACGGTGAGGCTGGGGCCGCGCAGGCCGAGCTTGTAGGCCACGCGCGTCGCCACGAAGTCCTTGTCGTTGCCGAGCATGAGCTCGTAGCTGTCGACCGTCGTCATGACCTCCGCGTTGGTGCAGAGGTTGTTGAGCAGATACGTGTTGGTGCTCACCCCGGCGAAGACGCTGGTGCGGTTGTCAGGGGCGGGAGCCCCATGGCCCGCGCGATCGAGGACCTCGGCGGCGCACTCCAGGAAGAGGCGCTGCTGGGGATCCATGGTGGCGGCCTCGCGAGGGGCAAGGCCGAAGAACGAGGCATCGAACTGCTCGATGTCGGCGAGCCCGCCCCGGGCGGGGACGTAGTCGGGCCGGCCACGCACGGAAGCGTCGACCCCCGCGGCCGCGAGCTCCGCGTCGGAGAAGAAGGAGATGGACTCGGCGCCCGAGCAGAGGTTCTCCCAGAGCGCGTCAACGCTCCGCGCACCGGGGAAGCGCCCGCTCATGCCGATGATCGCGACTTCGTGACTGAAGTTGTCTGAGGTGTCCATCGTGAGGTCTCGGGTCCCGGGGTTACTTCTTCGACGTCTTGTTGCGCTCGCGCAGTGCCCGCTGGTTCTTCATCGAGGCTTTGCGATTCGTGGCCCGGTCCTGGCTGTGCTCGAACGAGCCCGCCTCGGCCTGCTGGGTGACGTGCTTCGCGAGTGAGCGGATGGTGGGAGCCTGGAAGAGCTCGACCAGCGGAACGTCGAGCTTCAAGGCTTCACGAAGCCGCGTGTGCAGCTGGACCATCAGCAGCGAGTTGCCGCCGAGGTCGAAGAAGTTGTCGTGGACGCCGACCTTGTCGAGGCGAAGGACGGCCTGCCACGCGGAGGCGAGCTGCACCTCCAGCGCGCTCTGCGGCGCGACGAAACCCGTGTCCAGCGAGGGCCGCGCATCCGGTGCGGGCAGAGCACGCCGGTCCAGCTTGCCGTTGGGCGTGAGCGGGAACGCGTCCAGGGGCAGCAGGTGCGCGGGCACCATGTAGCCGGGCAACTGCTGCTGCAACGCGCGGCGCAGCTCACTGACGGAGGGCGCGTCGGGAGCAAGGACGAGGTACGCGACAAGGCGCTTGTCGCCGGGCACGTCCTCACGGACGAGGACGGCCACCTCGCGCACGCCGGACTGGCGGGCCAGCGCGGCCTCAATCTCCCCCAGCTCGATGCGGAAGCCGCGCAGCTTCACCTGGTTGTCGCGACGGCCGAGGAACTCCAGCTGGCCATCCGCGCGCCAGCGGGCGAGGTCGCCGGTGCGGTAGAGGCGGGCACCGGGCGAAGTGCTGAAGGGGTTGGGGACGAAGCGCTCGGCGGTGAGCACAGGCTGGCCGAGGTAGCCGCGAGCCAGTCCGTCTCCACCGGCGAAGAGTTCGCCCGGCACACCAATGGGCGAGGGCTGGCCGAAGCGGTCCAGGACGAAGACGGAGGTGTTGGAGATGGGGCGGCCCAGGGGGACGGAGGCGCCTACCTGGGAAGCGTCGGAGAGAGGAGCGCAGCAGGTGAAGGTGGTGTTCTCGGTGGGGCCGTAGCCGTTGACGAGGGTGCAGTGAGGCAGACGTGAGAGCCAGGCCCGCACGTGGGAGGCAGAGAGGACGTCGCCCCCTGCCAGCAGGGTGCGCAGGGGCCGCAGCAGAGGCAGCAGGGAGTCGTCGAGGGAGTCGACGAGCTGGTGGAAGAGGCCCGCGGTCAGCCAGAGGGTGGAGACGTTGAAGAGGGAGACGGCGTGGGCAAGGGACTCGGCGGAAGGAGGCGAGGCGGGGAAGAGGGCCAGCCGAGCGCCATTGAGAAGAGGAGCCCACACCTCGAAGGTGGAGGCGTCGAAGGCAGTGGGCGCCAGGTGCAGCACGACGTCATCGGCACGCAGGGCGAAGTAGTTGGACTCCTTCACCAGACGGATGACGGCCTGGTGCGGAACGCTGACGCCCTTGGGCCGCCCCGTGGAGCCCGACGTGTAGATGACGTAGGCGAGGCCCTGGGATGAGAGGGTGCTGGCCGGAGGCGAGGACGGTCGCGAGTCCACCTCGGACTGCACCTCGTCGAGGCAGAGCACCCGGTGGGCGCCCGTGGGCAGCCTGTCGCGAAGCGCCGAGTGGGAGAGGACGAGAGAGGCGCCTGAGTCCTCGAGCATGAAGGCAAGGCGCTCGGAGGGGTAGCTGGTGTCGAGAGGGAGGTAGGCGCCGCCCGCGGAGAGGATGGCCAGGAGGCTGACGATGAGGTCGTGCGAGCGCTCGATGAAGACGCCGACGGTGACCTCGGGGCCAACGCCCAGGTGGCGCAGGTGGTGGGCAAGGCGGCCGGCGCGCTCGGAGAGGGCGCGGTAGGTGAGGGAGGCGTCGGCGCTGAGCAGTGCGAGCGCGTCCGGAGTGCTGGCGGCCTGCGCGTGGAAGAGTGAAGCGATGGAGTCGGACGGATAGGCGGAGGTGTTGGCGTTGAACTCCACCAGCACCTGCTGACGCTCGCGCTCCGACAGCACCGGCAGCGTGTGGATGTCTGCGTCCGGTGCCGCCACGACGCCAGCCAGCAGGGTGGCGAACTGTTCGGCGAACCGAGCGATCGTAGACGCGGCGAACAGACCCGTGCGGTATTCGAACCAGCCCGCCAGTCCACCGGAGTCCTCCTCCAGGTTGAGCGTGAGGTCGAACTTGGCGGTGGTGCTCTGGGTGGGCAGCGGTTCCAGGTTCAGGCCGGGGAGCGCCAGCGCCGACATGGGCGCGTTCTGGAGGACGAAGAGGACCTGGACGAGCGGGGTGTGGCGAAGGTCGCGCGACAGGTGGAGCGCGTCGACGAGGTGCTCGAAGGGAAGCTCCTGATGCGCGTAGGCCTCCAGGCAGGTGGCCTGCACGCGACGCAGCAGCGCGCGGAAGGAGGGCTGTCCGGAGAGGTTCGCGCGGATGGGAAGCGTGTTGATGAAGCAGCCGATGAGCGACTCGGTCTCGCTGCGCGTTCTGTTGGCGATAGGGGTGCCGACGACGAAGTCGTCCTTGGCGCAGTAGCGCTGGAGGAGGACCTGGAAGGCGGCCATCAGCGTCATGAAGAGGGTGATGCCCTCTGCGCGGCTGAGCGCCTTCAGTGACGCCGTGAGCTCCGGGGGGAACCGGAGCGCGTGCAGGGCCCCCTGGGGTGACGGCACCGCGGGACGCGGGAAGTCCGTAGGCAGCTCAAGGACCGTGGGCACGTCCGCGAGCTGGCGGGTCCAGTAGTCCAGCAGCGGTTGACGGGCCGGGCCCTGGAGCCACTCGCGTTGCCAGAGCGCGTAGTCGGCGTACTGGATGGGCAGTGCGGGTAGGGAGGCCGGCTCACCACGCGATGCGGAAGCGTAGAGAGCGGCGACCTCCTGGATGAGCACGCCCAGGGACCAGCCATCGGCCACGATGTGATGCAGCGACAGCAACCACAAGTGCGAGTCATCCGCGAGCCGAAGCAGGCAGGAGCGCAGCAGCGGCCCTGTGTGCAAATCGAACGGCTGCGCGGCGAAGGACTGCGTGTGCTGGGTCACCGCGGCGGACTGCTCGTCGGCCGGAAGCGAGCACAGGTCGATGATCGGCAGCGGAACGTCCAGGGCCGGCGCGATGAGCTGCACGGGCTTGTCGTCCACCAGGCCGAAGGTGGTGCGAAGGCTCTCATGGCGCTCGACGAGGGCGCGCAGGCTGTGCGCGAGAGCCGTCGCATCCAGCGTCCCCGTCAGACGCACCGCCAGCGGGATCGCATACAGGGCGCTGTCCGGAATGAGCCGATCAATGAACCAGAGCCGCTCCTGGGCGAAGGAGAGGGGAAGAGGGCCGTCGGGACGAGGCTTGAAGGAGGGCTGAAGCGACTGCGCTTCGGGCGCGTGGGCCTGAAGATGCCGTGTGAGCCTCGAGATGCTCGGTGCCTGGAAGAAGGCCTGCAGCGGCACGGAGATGGCGAACCGGTCACGCAGCCGGGAGACCACCTGGGTAGCCAGCAGCGAGTTGCCGCCGAGGTCGAAGAAGTTGTCGTGGACGCCGACCTTGTCGAGGCGAAGGACGGCCTGCCACGCGGAGGCGAGCTGCACCTCCAGCGCGCTCTGCGGCGCGACGAAACCCGTGTCCAGCGAGGGCCGCGCATCCGGTGCGGGCAGAGCACGCCGGTCCAGCTTGCCGTTGGGCGTGAGCGGGAACGCGTCCAGGGGCAGCAGGTGCGCGGGCACCATGTAGCCGGGCAACTGCTGCTGCAACGCGCGGCGCAGCTCACTGACGGAGGGCGCGTCGGGAGCAAGGACGAGGTACGCGACGAGGCGCTTGTCGCCGGGCACGTCCTCACGGACGAGGACGGCCACCTCGCGCACGCCGGACTGGCGGGCCAGCGCGGCCTCAATCTCGCCCAGTTCAATGCGGAAGCCGCGCAGCTTCACCTGGTTGTCATTGCGGCCGAGGAACTCCAGCTGCCCATCCGCGCGCCAGCGGGCGAGGTCGCCGGTGCGGTAGAGGCGGGCACCGGGCGAAGCGCTGAAGGGGTTGGGGACGAAGCGCTCGGCGGTGAGCGCGGGCTGGCCGCGGTAGCCGCGAGCCAGTCCGTCTCCACCGGCGAAGAGTTCGCCCGGCACACCAATGGGAGAGGGCTGGCCGAAGCGGTCCAGGACGAAGACGGAGGTGTTGGAGATGGGGCGGCCCAGGGGGACGGAGGCGCCTACCTGGGAAGCGTCGGAGAGAGGAGCGCAGCAGGTGAAGGTGGTGTTCTCGGTGGGGCCGTAGCCGTTGACGAGGGTGCAGTGAGGCAGACGTGAGAGCCAGGCCCGCACGTGGGAGGCAGAGAGGACGTCCCCCCCTGCCAGCAGGGTGCGCAGGGGCCGCAGCAGAGGCAGCAGGGAGTCGTCGAGGGAGTCGACGAGCTGGTGGAAGAGGCCCGCGGTCAGCCAGAGGGTGGAGACGCTGAAGAGGGAGACGGCGTGGGCAAGGGACTCGGCGGAAGGAGGCGAGGCGGGGAAGAGGGCCAGCCGAGCGCCATTGAGAAGAGGAGCCCACACCTCGAAGGTGGAGGCGTCGAAGGCAGTGGGCGCCAGGTGCAGCACGACGTCGTCAGCACGCAAGGCGAAGTAGTTGGACTCCTTCACCAGACGGATGACGGCCTGATGCGGAACGCTGACGCCCTTGGGCCGCCCCGTGGAGCCCGACGTGTAGATGACGTAGGCCAGCCCCTGGGGCGAGACGGACAGCGGCGGCGGAAACGAAGGCCGCGATGCGATCTCGTCAGCGACCTCATCAAGGCACAGGGTGCGCGGAGAGCCCGACGGAAGCCGAGGAGCCAGCGCCGAGTGGGAGAGGACGAGAGAGGCGCCTGAGTCCTCGAGCATGAAGGCAAGGCGCTCGGAGGGGTAGCTGGTGTCGAGAGGGAGGTAGGCGCCGCCCGCGGAGAGGATGGCCAGGAGGCTGACGATGAGGTCGGGGGAGCGCTCGAGGAAGACGCCGACGGTGACTTCGGGGCCAACGCCCAGGTGGCGCAGGTGGTGGGCAAGGCGGCTGGCGCGCTCGGAGAGGGCGCGGTAGGTGAGGGAGGCGTCGGCGGTGAGCAGTGCGAGCGCGTCCGGAGTGCTGGCGGCCTGCGCGTGGAAGAGTGAAGCAATGGAGTCGGACGGATACGCAGTGGTGTTGGCGTTGAACTCCACCAGCACCTGCTGACGCTCGCGCTCCGATAGCACCGGCAACACCGTGAGCGACTGGTTCGGCGCGGCCACGATGCCTTCGAGCAACGTCTGAAGCTGGCCCGTCAGGCGCTCGATCGTCTCGGGCCTGAACAGTTCGGTGCGGTACTCGAACCAGCCCGTCAGTCCACCGGAGGTTTCCTCCAGGTTGAGCGTGAGGTCGAACTTGGCGGTGGTGCTCCGGGTAGGCAGCGGCTCCAGGTGCAGGCCGGGAAGTGCAGGCGCCGCCATGGGCGCGTTCTGGAGGACGAAGAGGACCTGGACGAGAGGCGTGTGGCTCAGGTCACGCGCGAGATGGAGCGCATCGACAAGGTGCTCGAAGGGCAGTTCCTGGTGCGCGTAGGCCTCCAGGCAGGTGGCCTGCACGCGACGCAGCAGGGCGCGGAAAGAAGGCTGACCGGAGAGGTTCGCGCGAATGGGAAGCGTGTTGACGAAACAGCCGATGAGCGCCTCGGTTTGACCGAGGGTCCTGTTGGCGATGGGAGTGCCGACGACGAAGTCATCCTTGGCGCAGTAGCGCTGAAGGAGGACCTGGAAGGCAGCCATCAGTGTCATGAAGAGGGTGACTCCCTCCTCCCGGCTGAGCGCCTTCAGGGCCGCCGTGAGCTCCACGGGGAGTTGAAGCG is part of the Corallococcus caeni genome and harbors:
- a CDS encoding amino acid adenylation domain-containing protein, which produces MGRAIANSQVYLLDRFGQPTPFGVPGEVFLGGEGLARGYLGQPALTAERFVPNPFSTSPGARLYRTGDLARWRADGQLEFLGRNDNQVKLRGFRIELGEIEATLARQPGVREVAVLVREDVLGDKRLVAYLVLAPDAPSVSELRRALQQQLPGYMVPAHLLPLDALPLTPNGKLDRRALPAPDARPSLDTGFVAPQSALEVQLASAWQAVLRLDKVGVHDNFFDLGGNSLLATQVVSRLRDQSAISVPLHVLFQAPTLSGLARHLQAHAPEARSLQPSFKPRPDGPLPLSFAQERLWFIDQLLPGNPLYVMPLAVRLTGTLDATALAHSLRALVERHESLRTTFGLLDDKPVQLIAPALDVPLPIIDLRSLPADEQSAAVTQHTQSFAVQPFDLHTGPLLRSCLLRLADDSHLWLLSLHHIVADGWSLGVLVQEVAALYASASRGELASLPALPIQYADYALWQREWLQGPARQPLLDYWTRQLSDVPTVLELPTDFPRPAIASSRGALQPLQLPVELTAALKALSREEGVTLFMTLMAAFQVLLQRYCAKDDFVVGTPIANRTLGQTEALIGCFVNTLPIRANLSGQPSFRALLRRVQATCLEAYAHQELPFEHLVDALHLARDLSHTPLVQVLFVLQNAPMAAPALPGLHLEPLPTRSTTAKFDLTLNLEETSGGLTGWFEYRTELFRPETIERLTGQLQTLLEGIVAAPNQSLTVLPVLSERERQQVLVEFNANTTAYPSDSIASLFHAQAASTPDALALLTADASLTYRALSERASRLAHHLRHLGVGPEVTVGVFLERSPDLIVSLLAILSAGGAYLPLDTSYPSERLAFMLEDSGASLVLSHSALAPRLPSGSPRTLCLDEVADEIASRPSFPPPLSVSPQGLAYVIYTSGSTGRPKGVSVPHQAVIRLVKESNYFALRADDVVLHLAPTAFDASTFEVWAPLLNGARLALFPASPPSAESLAHAVSLFSVSTLWLTAGLFHQLVDSLDDSLLPLLRPLRTLLAGGDVLSASHVRAWLSRLPHCTLVNGYGPTENTTFTCCAPLSDASQVGASVPLGRPISNTSVFVLDRFGQPSPIGVPGELFAGGDGLARGYRGQPALTAERFVPNPFSASPGARLYRTGDLARWRADGQLEFLGRNDNQVKLRGFRIELGEIEAALARQSGVREVAVLVREDVPGDKRLVAYLVLAPDAPSVSELRRALQQQLPGYMVPAHLLPLDAFPLTPNGKLDRRALPAPDARPSLDTGFVAPQSALEVQLASAWQAVLRLDKVGVHDNFFDLGGNSLLATQVVSRLRDRFAISVPLQAFFQAPSISRLTRHLQAHAPEAQSLQPSFKPRPDGPLPLSFAQERLWFIDRLIPDSALYAIPLAVRLTGTLDATALAHSLRALVERHESLRTTFGLVDDKPVQLIAPALDVPLPIIDLCSLPADEQSAAVTQHTQSFAAQPFDLHTGPLLRSCLLRLADDSHLWLLSLHHIVADGWSLGVLIQEVAALYASASRGEPASLPALPIQYADYALWQREWLQGPARQPLLDYWTRQLADVPTVLELPTDFPRPAVPSPQGALHALRFPPELTASLKALSRAEGITLFMTLMAAFQVLLQRYCAKDDFVVGTPIANRTRSETESLIGCFINTLPIRANLSGQPSFRALLRRVQATCLEAYAHQELPFEHLVDALHLSRDLRHTPLVQVLFVLQNAPMSALALPGLNLEPLPTQSTTAKFDLTLNLEEDSGGLAGWFEYRTGLFAASTIARFAEQFATLLAGVVAAPDADIHTLPVLSERERQQVLVEFNANTSAYPSDSIASLFHAQAASTPDALALLSADASLTYRALSERAGRLAHHLRHLGVGPEVTVGVFIERSHDLIVSLLAILSAGGAYLPLDTSYPSERLAFMLEDSGASLVLSHSALRDRLPTGAHRVLCLDEVQSEVDSRPSSPPASTLSSQGLAYVIYTSGSTGRPKGVSVPHQAVIRLVKESNYFALRADDVVLHLAPTAFDASTFEVWAPLLNGARLALFPASPPSAESLAHAVSLFNVSTLWLTAGLFHQLVDSLDDSLLPLLRPLRTLLAGGDVLSASHVRAWLSRLPHCTLVNGYGPTENTTFTCCAPLSDASQVGASVPLGRPISNTSVFVLDRFGQPSPIGVPGELFAGGDGLARGYLGQPVLTAERFVPNPFSTSPGARLYRTGDLARWRADGQLEFLGRRDNQVKLRGFRIELGEIEAALARQSGVREVAVLVREDVPGDKRLVAYLVLAPDAPSVSELRRALQQQLPGYMVPAHLLPLDAFPLTPNGKLDRRALPAPDARPSLDTGFVAPQSALEVQLASAWQAVLRLDKVGVHDNFFDLGGNSLLMVQLHTRLREALKLDVPLVELFQAPTIRSLAKHVTQQAEAGSFEHSQDRATNRKASMKNQRALRERNKTSKK